A section of the Pseudomonas lini genome encodes:
- a CDS encoding TcdA/TcdB pore-forming domain-containing protein yields MSNSHFYTPHVSSHVKFVKLFKVAELERALISHKGTAEYEAVFRYYFGCLGLLDSPRLLEPLGLLKQALASFIGSVGRQRRTTASISESPTPDLTDIYERLEGFEVRLASGVRQLQTPATQVPDNLHFVWLGGGIGDIQRDYLNIWKQALVGQGYTLKLWYDSDALLAYETNRIIVQAAKADAMLNGGQASSTAIELGDKYEERVIALKQQMFAHINKAVESGQNADDARIGLLVRGYGQNEDRLKVLRESNRRSLVALGEGGIVLRDLATEATPLYLQAIYAREISLRGNFAAASDVVRAEALFAEGGSYADVDNLPPLLETLGGVDISRFGSDARLGVLQLVLDEQPEWMPGRQAVRGRYTNYLEQIPLEHRAALERFAKSRPQISEVFHPPVERKVRPDGLRAVAEQSTLSNAFMMAHPGSAMLLAVLDRFRLNYEVVDATARLAIERKIALIDAEAISGLAEEVVEKRFGPLHELPMEEEIAVRFLVEAAAAYYSDGIRPQSEVTIYLTGPAAMRDGLGDYEKMHFTPRGAEASRAEVAIPAIATVNRATEEELDHSWKENESDTSQWLNREKQHWEAGQFKARYIGKLDQLLKNQAIHFDNGWPVIEGRHVLSTDLLQSLAGHLGKPFLQAMSQRAEGEVTFEQQLWLSFDERRSIIAQAVELPPSASPNEAATRDLPIDELLRQIGKGSLRVEQLNPLQRLLIGALVGAKALDQRSFDVVSAELENLANTVSELGVSHRYGAIEQALFKLNHPAFLAGLADTSNPHAALSETSVELKRQALDQPLTLVEWGRRVAKIQHVAKLEYRDRISEQMGEVLASFDHGSFKMVPQDLLLEGAGDRVAGRCYPLALAMAAALHKGNTAANTLRERFYLAVTEPEANDSRVFVSMIEELRDAPVDDIGESLERSDLTRIVAMLKEKTATTTMMLNSDNHSMLVAKVFEGEHSIYLLYDPNFGIFEFATPLAFNGALTHFFISQQMARHYAAFGDAQRPTFDLIELDTDSLNKRVLASGIEVSSLSAPGALPEQTLSRVRQRVASARGRSLVNNVALGSSLRELDAHWWGEQIAQATRQLQTQHQLSADAVPLFETLEITPSGEYKISLVDPKAGQTMTHVTTDDHRILRIKEFLSGLFETLASKQRAPVSGGDPTEAGSVHTLNAGFTLQALMNALRHHEGAASGGDNALTTAIRLHAYVNYAQLAHGNVVDVIGIIKLVRQALDDEKLIARTSAPLVQRALGHIANEGVGTVLGLVNVGFDIYQLNHATNDIEKAQFGTQLTFDSASVVLAAAGLGAALAGAGTVAAVLGGAGVILGGLAVGVAALAEGFATIAEEAKEVGLFFDGLEKAYLQGGYHLDKATNAWIAHPLLVFADLDFQDSTVRFDSPKLFPLRDHFGVPDFDVDYARATDIRQSLELPGSAPFSPQAGQTIVLPCTPKTWYGYEYKLLPFVTFRHAGGFDTARRLEKKNEQGQWQFLFSFYSFPGEYVVNRLYPVYKPTVFNVRLDTIERSLVVPALPKLWHDMITYRIESAGAQCSVVLNPGVALELNTPLHIAARWVLLAPWLKEADVQIEPLGRLVSATLGVKFGGGGVHDVLLKLADNKLMRVDLVALRLEVVEEDADPKLGEQALLDHFKSLAREHRLAMAYTPVHEFLVPFESPDEPRTVTAYYDSAQDRFLYIRDPQVLLADEVLLGAVVEGSAYFYNPETFYVWQVDATTGTLIQRYRLLVKDDTAIVRCEAMANGGIQIVQQLTTKNGQNTELTYLIHDGAVWLSSITLGLVPALQPVLDADVLTDWKQVLGNYVLPRESAHTVNWHPGALVSICWQLEDKYRDLIWVRNSDGLIIRPPARRHHSRGWKDSIKALTDLLLIAPAGVEGEVFVTYDRLAGRLVRQQRSVVNGRTQWSSREIIPEGLKNVIAVEHGYLALTDTNLFFNMMPDGHLRLGGLTETWFKNRSQWWSALATVATQYPVSSFAILGLTGFQGDAELCAWYLDDRLLLADLGQGKEVRLLSITPDNQAVWLFDLSTGKIVRQGFVDPDHLDAAFAQGTKLLQAGALPAPIQEWVSWTFRDVTVEGAGLRATTLDGVEVDLQHNQPARITGVDTHWVAALEGELHEGLASLAKEHRCADFLSVKDPDYSQWYVVRTERLIRIPPIATAAQYALVGTQNQTNVMLHDRGEGFLHTYPKENKVGPLAYIQRNAEVLTVEGPKMGKDLLPLIADDVSILVLNMGQGSTTCRLTKATWLKLESVIVDCRYSLDRPPSVPGKLTWDIVVADQLWMNRVDEHLVIVDSDSGHSLIFRHVFAVDPALRGDVFLALGDYQSFAVSTLVSALLARKDTANSVLLNKLLSVGKVEAVVS; encoded by the coding sequence GTGTCTAATAGTCATTTCTATACCCCGCACGTGAGCAGTCACGTCAAGTTCGTTAAACTTTTTAAAGTTGCTGAGCTTGAGCGTGCTTTGATTTCGCACAAAGGGACGGCCGAGTACGAGGCTGTGTTCAGGTATTACTTTGGTTGCCTCGGTTTGCTCGATTCCCCCAGGCTGCTGGAGCCGCTGGGCCTGTTGAAGCAAGCTTTGGCTTCTTTCATCGGATCTGTCGGCCGACAGCGGCGAACCACAGCATCAATTTCCGAGAGCCCAACGCCCGACTTGACCGATATCTACGAACGACTTGAAGGTTTTGAAGTTCGTCTCGCGAGCGGGGTCCGGCAGTTGCAAACTCCGGCAACCCAAGTGCCTGACAATTTGCACTTCGTCTGGCTTGGCGGCGGTATCGGGGATATTCAACGCGACTATCTCAATATCTGGAAACAAGCGTTGGTCGGGCAGGGTTACACGCTCAAGCTTTGGTATGACAGCGATGCGCTGCTGGCTTACGAAACTAACCGGATTATCGTCCAGGCGGCCAAGGCTGATGCCATGCTTAATGGCGGACAGGCCAGTAGTACTGCTATTGAACTGGGCGACAAGTATGAAGAACGGGTCATCGCCCTCAAGCAACAAATGTTTGCGCACATTAACAAAGCGGTAGAAAGCGGCCAGAACGCCGACGACGCCAGGATCGGACTGTTGGTTCGAGGCTACGGTCAAAATGAAGACCGTTTAAAAGTCCTGAGGGAAAGCAACCGCCGCAGCCTGGTGGCATTGGGTGAGGGCGGTATTGTTCTGCGCGATCTCGCCACCGAGGCGACACCGCTGTACTTGCAAGCTATCTACGCGAGAGAAATCAGCCTGCGTGGCAATTTTGCTGCTGCCTCCGATGTTGTGCGTGCCGAGGCGCTGTTCGCCGAAGGTGGCAGCTACGCCGATGTGGATAACCTGCCGCCGTTGCTGGAAACACTGGGCGGTGTGGATATCAGCCGGTTTGGTTCGGATGCACGCCTGGGTGTTCTGCAGTTGGTACTGGATGAACAACCCGAATGGATGCCGGGACGTCAGGCTGTGCGCGGCAGGTACACAAACTATCTCGAGCAAATTCCCCTGGAGCATCGCGCGGCATTGGAGCGTTTCGCCAAAAGCCGACCGCAGATCAGCGAAGTTTTCCACCCTCCGGTAGAGCGTAAGGTTCGGCCGGATGGGCTGCGAGCGGTCGCCGAGCAAAGCACGTTGAGCAATGCGTTCATGATGGCTCATCCCGGTTCCGCAATGCTCTTGGCTGTTCTTGATCGTTTCAGGCTCAACTATGAGGTGGTCGATGCCACCGCCCGGTTGGCCATTGAAAGAAAGATTGCGCTTATCGACGCTGAAGCCATCAGTGGCCTTGCCGAGGAGGTGGTCGAGAAAAGGTTCGGCCCTTTGCATGAGCTCCCAATGGAGGAAGAAATAGCGGTCAGATTTCTGGTTGAGGCTGCCGCCGCGTACTACAGCGACGGTATCCGTCCCCAGAGTGAAGTGACGATCTATCTGACCGGGCCTGCTGCGATGCGCGATGGACTGGGGGACTATGAAAAGATGCACTTCACCCCACGGGGCGCTGAAGCCTCGCGGGCTGAAGTCGCTATTCCGGCCATCGCAACCGTCAACCGGGCGACCGAGGAAGAGTTGGATCATTCCTGGAAGGAGAACGAAAGCGACACCAGCCAATGGCTCAATAGAGAAAAGCAGCATTGGGAGGCGGGGCAGTTCAAGGCGCGCTATATCGGCAAACTGGATCAGTTACTCAAAAACCAGGCCATCCATTTCGACAATGGCTGGCCGGTGATTGAAGGTCGGCATGTGTTGTCGACTGACCTGCTGCAGTCCCTGGCGGGTCATCTTGGCAAACCATTTTTGCAGGCAATGAGCCAACGTGCCGAGGGTGAAGTAACGTTCGAACAGCAACTGTGGCTGAGTTTCGATGAACGGCGATCCATCATTGCGCAAGCGGTCGAGCTCCCGCCGTCGGCCTCTCCCAATGAGGCGGCGACTCGGGATTTGCCGATCGATGAATTGCTTCGCCAAATCGGCAAGGGATCCTTGCGGGTCGAGCAACTGAACCCTCTGCAGCGGTTGTTGATTGGAGCGCTGGTGGGGGCAAAGGCACTGGATCAACGCAGCTTTGATGTCGTCAGCGCCGAGTTGGAGAACCTGGCGAATACGGTGTCTGAGTTGGGCGTTTCTCATCGTTATGGGGCTATTGAACAGGCGCTGTTCAAGCTAAACCATCCGGCGTTTCTGGCAGGGTTGGCGGATACTTCCAACCCACACGCAGCCCTCTCCGAAACCAGTGTCGAACTCAAACGGCAGGCGCTCGACCAGCCTCTGACCCTGGTTGAGTGGGGGCGTAGGGTGGCCAAAATTCAGCACGTGGCGAAACTCGAATACCGCGACCGGATCAGCGAGCAAATGGGAGAGGTGCTGGCAAGCTTCGATCATGGCAGTTTCAAAATGGTGCCCCAGGACTTGTTGCTCGAAGGCGCGGGCGATCGGGTTGCCGGGCGCTGTTACCCATTGGCGTTGGCCATGGCTGCTGCGCTTCACAAAGGCAATACGGCGGCAAACACCTTGCGCGAGCGTTTTTACCTGGCCGTCACTGAGCCTGAGGCCAATGATTCAAGGGTGTTTGTGAGCATGATCGAAGAGCTGCGTGATGCACCTGTCGATGATATAGGTGAATCATTGGAGCGCTCTGATCTGACCCGGATCGTAGCGATGCTGAAAGAGAAAACAGCCACTACTACCATGATGCTCAACTCGGACAACCACTCAATGTTGGTGGCGAAAGTCTTCGAAGGCGAGCACAGCATTTATCTTCTCTACGACCCGAATTTCGGGATCTTCGAATTTGCTACACCGCTGGCGTTCAATGGTGCATTGACGCACTTTTTCATCAGCCAGCAGATGGCCAGGCATTACGCAGCCTTTGGCGATGCGCAGAGGCCGACCTTTGATCTGATCGAGCTCGACACCGACAGCCTGAACAAGAGGGTGCTTGCGTCCGGTATCGAAGTTTCAAGCTTGTCCGCGCCAGGTGCTTTGCCTGAACAAACGCTATCACGGGTTCGACAACGCGTGGCCAGTGCCCGTGGGCGATCGCTGGTGAACAATGTAGCGCTGGGGAGCTCCTTGCGGGAGCTGGATGCACACTGGTGGGGAGAACAGATCGCCCAGGCGACAAGGCAGTTGCAGACCCAACACCAATTATCGGCGGATGCCGTCCCGTTGTTCGAGACATTGGAGATTACGCCGAGCGGGGAATACAAGATCAGTCTGGTCGATCCCAAGGCTGGGCAGACCATGACGCATGTCACGACTGATGATCACCGGATCCTCAGGATAAAGGAGTTTCTCTCCGGGCTTTTCGAGACGTTGGCCAGCAAACAACGGGCGCCAGTCTCCGGGGGCGATCCGACTGAGGCAGGCAGTGTCCATACGCTCAATGCCGGTTTCACCCTACAGGCTTTGATGAACGCGCTACGACATCATGAAGGCGCGGCAAGCGGTGGTGACAATGCGCTGACCACCGCCATTCGCCTGCATGCTTACGTGAACTATGCCCAACTGGCCCATGGCAACGTTGTGGATGTCATTGGCATTATCAAACTGGTTCGCCAGGCACTGGACGATGAAAAATTGATTGCCCGGACCAGCGCACCGCTTGTGCAAAGAGCCTTGGGGCATATTGCCAACGAAGGGGTGGGTACGGTGTTGGGACTGGTGAATGTCGGGTTTGATATTTACCAGTTGAACCACGCAACCAATGACATTGAAAAGGCCCAGTTCGGGACACAGTTGACGTTCGACTCCGCCAGCGTGGTATTGGCCGCCGCAGGCCTGGGCGCCGCACTTGCAGGTGCGGGCACGGTTGCTGCGGTATTGGGAGGCGCAGGGGTGATTCTGGGTGGGTTGGCGGTTGGCGTTGCTGCGCTGGCCGAAGGCTTTGCCACCATTGCGGAGGAGGCCAAGGAGGTCGGGCTGTTCTTTGACGGGCTCGAAAAGGCTTATTTACAAGGCGGTTATCACCTGGATAAAGCGACGAATGCCTGGATTGCACATCCATTACTGGTGTTCGCCGATCTGGATTTTCAGGATTCCACCGTCCGTTTCGACAGCCCGAAGCTATTCCCGCTGCGAGATCATTTCGGGGTTCCGGATTTCGATGTGGATTACGCACGTGCCACCGATATTCGCCAGAGTCTTGAGTTGCCCGGCTCGGCACCTTTCTCACCGCAGGCCGGGCAAACGATCGTGCTGCCCTGCACGCCCAAGACCTGGTACGGCTATGAATACAAGTTGCTGCCGTTTGTCACGTTTCGTCATGCCGGTGGATTCGACACGGCACGCCGGCTGGAGAAAAAGAACGAACAGGGGCAATGGCAGTTTCTGTTTTCGTTCTACTCGTTTCCCGGTGAGTACGTGGTCAACCGGTTGTACCCCGTATACAAGCCAACGGTTTTCAATGTTCGCCTCGACACCATTGAGCGCTCGTTGGTAGTGCCTGCTCTACCCAAACTGTGGCATGACATGATCACTTACCGGATTGAAAGTGCGGGTGCTCAATGTTCCGTGGTGCTCAATCCAGGTGTTGCTCTTGAGCTAAATACACCACTCCACATCGCAGCTCGCTGGGTTCTACTCGCTCCCTGGCTGAAAGAGGCAGATGTTCAGATAGAGCCTTTGGGGCGCCTTGTGTCAGCCACGTTGGGTGTGAAATTTGGGGGTGGCGGCGTTCACGATGTGTTGCTAAAGCTGGCTGACAACAAGCTCATGCGCGTTGATCTTGTTGCCCTGCGGTTGGAGGTGGTCGAAGAAGATGCGGACCCGAAGCTCGGAGAGCAAGCGTTGTTGGACCATTTCAAATCACTGGCCCGTGAACATCGACTGGCCATGGCTTATACCCCCGTCCATGAGTTCCTGGTTCCATTCGAAAGTCCGGACGAACCCAGGACAGTCACCGCCTATTACGATTCGGCGCAGGATCGTTTTCTGTATATACGCGACCCGCAGGTGCTATTGGCCGATGAGGTTCTATTGGGGGCGGTCGTGGAGGGTTCGGCTTACTTCTACAATCCCGAGACTTTCTACGTCTGGCAAGTTGATGCAACCACGGGAACTTTGATTCAGCGCTATCGTTTGCTTGTTAAAGATGACACGGCCATTGTCCGCTGTGAGGCCATGGCCAATGGCGGCATTCAGATCGTGCAGCAGCTCACTACAAAGAACGGCCAGAACACTGAACTGACCTACTTGATCCATGACGGGGCAGTGTGGCTGAGTTCAATCACCCTGGGCCTGGTTCCAGCACTGCAGCCAGTGCTGGACGCGGATGTACTGACTGATTGGAAGCAGGTGCTGGGCAACTATGTCTTGCCGCGGGAATCAGCGCATACAGTGAACTGGCATCCCGGTGCGCTGGTGTCGATTTGTTGGCAACTGGAGGACAAATATCGGGATTTGATCTGGGTTCGCAACAGTGACGGCTTGATCATCCGGCCGCCTGCCAGACGTCATCATTCGCGGGGATGGAAAGACTCAATCAAGGCATTGACCGATCTACTGCTCATCGCTCCCGCTGGGGTCGAGGGTGAAGTGTTTGTTACCTATGACAGGTTAGCCGGAAGACTTGTGCGACAGCAGAGGTCGGTGGTGAATGGCCGCACGCAATGGTCTTCCAGAGAAATCATCCCTGAGGGGTTGAAAAATGTTATCGCCGTTGAGCACGGCTATCTCGCGCTGACCGACACCAACCTCTTCTTTAATATGATGCCGGACGGGCATCTGCGCTTGGGCGGACTGACCGAAACCTGGTTCAAGAACCGATCCCAATGGTGGTCCGCACTGGCAACGGTGGCGACACAATACCCGGTATCGAGTTTTGCCATCCTTGGGTTGACTGGCTTTCAGGGCGATGCCGAATTGTGCGCCTGGTACCTTGATGATCGACTGCTACTCGCTGACCTGGGGCAGGGGAAAGAAGTACGGTTGCTGAGTATTACCCCGGACAACCAGGCCGTCTGGCTGTTCGATCTTTCAACCGGCAAGATTGTCCGCCAGGGTTTTGTCGATCCGGACCATTTGGACGCGGCTTTTGCCCAGGGAACGAAGCTGTTGCAGGCCGGGGCATTGCCGGCCCCAATACAGGAATGGGTGTCCTGGACCTTTAGAGACGTGACGGTAGAAGGCGCTGGCCTGAGGGCAACGACCCTTGATGGCGTGGAGGTGGATTTACAGCACAACCAACCGGCAAGGATTACAGGCGTTGATACCCATTGGGTCGCGGCACTGGAGGGTGAATTGCATGAAGGCCTGGCGTCGCTGGCGAAGGAACATCGTTGCGCTGATTTTCTTTCTGTCAAAGACCCTGACTACTCGCAGTGGTACGTGGTCCGGACTGAACGGTTGATTCGGATTCCGCCAATTGCCACTGCTGCGCAATACGCGCTGGTGGGCACGCAGAATCAAACCAATGTGATGTTGCACGATCGCGGGGAGGGTTTCTTGCACACCTATCCGAAAGAAAACAAGGTCGGGCCCCTTGCCTATATTCAGCGAAACGCCGAAGTACTAACGGTCGAAGGGCCGAAGATGGGCAAGGACCTGCTTCCGTTGATTGCCGATGATGTCAGCATCCTGGTTCTCAATATGGGTCAAGGCTCAACAACCTGTCGGCTTACCAAAGCGACGTGGTTGAAACTTGAATCGGTCATCGTCGATTGCCGCTATTCATTGGATCGCCCGCCTTCGGTTCCAGGAAAATTGACCTGGGATATCGTGGTTGCAGATCAATTATGGATGAACCGGGTCGATGAGCATTTGGTCATTGTTGATTCCGACAGCGGACACAGTTTGATCTTTCGTCACGTATTTGCGGTGGACCCAGCCCTGCGTGGAGATGTGTTTCTGGCATTGGGCGACTATCAATCCTTTGCGGTATCGACACTGGTCAGTGCTCTGCTCGCCAGAAAGGATACCGCCAATAGCGTATTGCTCAATAAGCTTTTGTCGGTCGGGAAAGTTGAAGCAGTCGTCAGTTAA
- a CDS encoding response regulator — MRWLRIAIGFTVTLLTLLCMLPAQAAQGSGWAVLLDEQGDLQLSDIRSSRYTNQFSPIELDRLTAAAPDGALWLRFRLAPGKHEQLLRVFAPDLSHLNLYVLDGDQLIDQLNTGTGQLQAKRPLPSSDFMLPLPQSDKTLDVYLRLVSEHQFRPYITLQSAVMTAATQYQTLIYGLLFGCLGMLILHNLTRYIYTRSRSSLWLAACEGLLMLSLVLLLNLARPWLPNWSAVQTPGAYLALLMTAPCGLMFAYRFFAPLGPHPLNKLLLGDILFIMVCGLLLLFVNTLPLNLITYGLVALAGLSMLFVSAHHWQKGYRPARLFVAAMVVFNLGTLIILPALQGLTLVAPQGLIIVLLVFICISGLLMSVALGERQRSITEDRFSVSRDLAASNAEINAKAEFLAKISHEIRTPMNGVLGMTELLLGTPLSVKQRDYVQTIHSAGNELLTLINEILDISKLESGQIELDDVQFDLNALIEDCLSIFRAKAEQQNVELISFIQPQVPRVISGDPTRLRQTLLSLLENALKKTDEGEILIVVALDERSAKPRLRIAVQDSGQPMEAEERDALMHAELHSKHFLSATSLGGNLGLVIARQLIRLMQGEFGIKSGANQGSTLWLTLPLDPDRLEHPTSDLDSPLQGARVLVVDDNDTCRKVLVQQCSAWGLNVSAVPSGKEALALLRTKAHLRDYFDVVLLDQNMPGMTGMQLAAKIKEDPSLNHDILLIMLTGISNAPSKIIARNSGIKRILAKPVAGYTLKTTLADELNQRNKGLSVSQLLPTGPTLPVKVPSDFRILVAEDNSISTKVIRGMLGKLNLQPDTASNGEEALVAMKAQRYDLVLMDCEMPILDGFSATQQLRAWEVGNQRIRTPVVALTAHILAEHKERARQAGMDGHMAKPVELSQLRDLIEHWVAQRDQQNRAAVQTS; from the coding sequence GTGCGCTGGCTCAGGATTGCCATAGGCTTCACCGTCACTTTGCTGACCTTGCTCTGCATGCTCCCGGCCCAGGCCGCGCAAGGCAGTGGCTGGGCAGTATTGCTCGACGAACAGGGCGATCTGCAGCTGAGCGACATCCGTTCCAGCCGCTACACCAATCAATTCAGCCCCATCGAACTCGACCGCCTCACCGCGGCCGCGCCCGATGGCGCGCTATGGCTGCGTTTCAGGCTCGCACCCGGCAAGCATGAACAGTTGCTGCGAGTGTTCGCACCAGACCTGTCGCACCTCAATCTGTATGTGCTCGACGGCGACCAGTTGATCGATCAATTGAATACCGGTACCGGGCAGCTCCAGGCTAAGCGCCCCCTCCCCAGCAGCGACTTCATGTTGCCGCTGCCACAAAGCGACAAAACCCTCGACGTCTACCTGCGGCTGGTTTCCGAACACCAGTTTCGGCCTTACATCACCCTGCAATCGGCGGTCATGACCGCGGCCACTCAGTACCAGACGCTGATCTACGGCTTGCTCTTTGGCTGCCTAGGGATGCTGATCCTGCACAACCTGACCCGTTACATCTACACCCGCTCGCGCAGCAGCCTCTGGCTGGCAGCATGCGAAGGGCTGCTGATGCTCAGCCTGGTGTTGCTACTGAACCTGGCACGGCCATGGTTGCCGAACTGGTCCGCCGTGCAGACACCCGGTGCCTACCTCGCTTTGCTGATGACCGCGCCTTGCGGTCTGATGTTCGCCTACCGTTTCTTCGCCCCGCTCGGCCCTCACCCGCTGAACAAGCTGCTGCTGGGGGACATACTGTTCATCATGGTCTGCGGCCTGCTGTTGCTGTTCGTCAACACACTGCCACTGAACCTGATCACCTATGGGCTGGTTGCTCTGGCCGGTCTGAGCATGTTGTTCGTCAGTGCCCATCACTGGCAAAAAGGCTATCGCCCGGCGCGCCTGTTCGTGGCGGCCATGGTGGTATTCAACCTCGGCACATTGATTATCCTGCCGGCACTGCAGGGACTGACCCTTGTCGCTCCGCAAGGCCTGATCATTGTTCTTCTGGTGTTTATTTGCATCAGTGGCCTGTTGATGAGTGTTGCCCTGGGCGAGCGACAGCGAAGCATTACCGAAGACCGTTTCAGCGTCAGTCGCGATCTGGCCGCCAGCAACGCCGAGATCAACGCCAAAGCCGAGTTTCTGGCGAAGATCAGCCACGAAATCCGCACCCCGATGAATGGCGTGCTGGGCATGACCGAACTCCTGCTGGGCACACCGCTGTCGGTCAAGCAGCGCGACTATGTGCAGACCATCCACAGCGCCGGCAATGAGCTGCTGACACTGATCAACGAAATTCTCGACATCTCCAAACTCGAGTCCGGGCAGATCGAACTGGACGACGTGCAGTTCGACCTCAACGCCCTGATCGAAGACTGCCTGAGCATCTTCCGCGCCAAGGCCGAACAGCAGAACGTCGAGCTGATCAGCTTTATCCAGCCGCAGGTACCACGCGTCATCAGCGGAGATCCGACGCGCCTGCGCCAGACCCTGTTGAGCCTGCTGGAAAACGCCCTGAAGAAAACCGACGAAGGCGAGATCCTGATCGTCGTCGCTCTGGATGAACGCAGCGCCAAACCGCGGCTGCGCATCGCCGTGCAGGACAGCGGCCAGCCCATGGAAGCGGAAGAACGCGACGCGTTGATGCATGCCGAACTGCACAGCAAGCACTTCCTCTCGGCCACCAGCCTGGGGGGCAATCTAGGGTTGGTGATTGCCCGTCAGCTGATCCGTTTGATGCAGGGTGAATTCGGCATCAAGAGCGGCGCCAACCAGGGCAGCACTTTGTGGCTGACCCTGCCACTGGACCCGGACCGTCTCGAACATCCGACCTCGGACCTGGACAGCCCGCTGCAAGGCGCACGCGTTCTGGTCGTGGACGACAACGACACCTGTCGCAAGGTGTTGGTGCAGCAGTGCAGCGCCTGGGGCTTGAATGTCAGCGCCGTGCCATCCGGCAAGGAGGCCCTGGCGTTGCTGCGCACCAAGGCTCACCTGCGCGATTATTTCGACGTGGTCCTGCTGGACCAGAACATGCCCGGCATGACCGGCATGCAACTGGCCGCCAAGATCAAGGAAGACCCGAGCCTGAACCATGACATTCTGCTGATCATGCTCACCGGCATCAGCAATGCTCCGAGCAAGATCATCGCGCGTAATTCCGGGATCAAGCGCATTCTCGCCAAACCTGTGGCCGGCTATACCCTCAAGACCACGTTGGCGGACGAGCTGAATCAGCGCAATAAAGGCCTGTCCGTGTCACAGCTCCTGCCCACCGGCCCTACTCTCCCGGTCAAGGTGCCCAGCGATTTCCGCATTCTGGTGGCCGAAGACAACAGCATCTCGACCAAGGTCATACGCGGCATGCTGGGCAAACTTAATCTGCAACCGGACACCGCCAGCAATGGCGAAGAAGCCCTGGTGGCGATGAAGGCCCAGCGCTATGACCTGGTACTGATGGACTGTGAAATGCCAATCCTCGACGGCTTCTCCGCCACTCAGCAACTGCGTGCCTGGGAAGTCGGTAACCAGCGGATTCGCACCCCCGTGGTGGCCTTGACCGCACACATCCTCGCCGAGCATAAAGAGCGCGCACGTCAGGCCGGCATGGATGGGCACATGGCCAAACCGGTCGAGCTGTCGCAGTTGCGCGACCTGATCGAGCATTGGGTTGCCCAGCGTGATCAGCAAAACCGGGCAGCGGTTCAGACCTCCTGA
- a CDS encoding MarC family protein, whose product MLHVLFSVYLKMLVLYSPFFVLSCFISLTRGYSRKEQRRLAWKVAIATLVSSVLLYLFGRVIFDVFGITVDAFRIGAGSVLFISALGMAQGKSVVQTDNVQQDVTIVPLTIPLTVGPGTIGALLVMGVSQPHWDDKLTAILSIALASFTVGVVLYLSNRIERILGDQGLQIVSRLMGLFVCALAAQIIFTGVKGYLVP is encoded by the coding sequence ATGCTCCACGTGTTGTTCAGCGTTTACCTGAAGATGCTGGTGCTCTATAGCCCGTTCTTCGTGTTGTCCTGCTTCATCAGTCTGACCCGCGGTTATTCGCGCAAGGAACAACGTCGTCTGGCCTGGAAAGTGGCAATTGCCACACTGGTTTCCAGCGTCTTGCTGTACCTGTTCGGGCGGGTGATCTTTGACGTGTTCGGCATTACCGTGGATGCATTCCGTATCGGTGCCGGCAGTGTGCTGTTCATCTCGGCGCTGGGCATGGCCCAGGGCAAGTCGGTGGTGCAGACCGACAATGTGCAGCAAGACGTGACCATCGTTCCGCTGACCATTCCGCTGACAGTCGGCCCCGGCACCATCGGCGCCCTGTTGGTCATGGGCGTGAGCCAGCCGCACTGGGACGACAAACTCACGGCCATTCTCAGTATCGCGCTGGCCAGCTTCACAGTCGGGGTGGTGTTGTATCTGTCGAACCGCATCGAGCGGATTCTGGGTGATCAGGGGTTGCAGATTGTCAGTCGGTTGATGGGGTTGTTCGTGTGCGCGTTGGCGGCGCAGATTATTTTTACCGGGGTTAAAGGGTATCTGGTGCCCTGA